In a single window of the Hoyosella subflava DQS3-9A1 genome:
- the katG gene encoding catalase/peroxidase HPI yields MNEERRSGGCPVAHGVTDHGSESENPAIDAPTPVTDRPRTNKDWWPNMLDLSVLRHNSPKSDPMGGGFDYTEEFKKVDVEALKRDVAEVLTDSQDWWPADFGHYGGLMIRMSWHQAGTYRIFDGRGGGGDGNQRFAPLNSWPDNANLDKARRLLWPVKKKYGKSVSWADLLVFAGNVALESMGFKTFGFGFGREDVWEPEEIFWGPEETWLGDERYSGERELANPLGAVQMGLIYVNPEGPNGNPDPLAAARDIRDTFARMAMNDEETVALIAGGHTFGKTHGAGDADEHVGPEPEGAPLEEQGLGWKSTYGTGKGADSITSGLEVTWTDKPTQWSNRFFEILFGFEWELSKSPAGANQWVAKDAEPIIPDAQDSSKKHLPTMLTTDLSLRFDPTYEKISRRFLENPDEFALAFAKAWYKLLHRDMGPVTRYLGPWVAEPQLWQDPVPAADHDLIDEQDIASLKGKLLDSGLSISQLASTAWASAASFRGTDKRGGANGARIRLAPQKDWEVNEPAELASVLQTLEGIQQEFNSAQTGGKRVSLADLIVLGGCAAVEQAAKNAGVEVTVPFAPGRTDASQEQTDTDSFAVLEPRADGFRNYLRQGEKLQPEKLLVDRAYFLNLTPPEMTALVGGMRSLGANFGKTKHGVFTDQTDSLNNDFFVNLLDMGTTWKASESTENVYEGRDRATGEVKWTATAVDLVFGSNSELRALAEVYACDDAKEKFVNDFVNAWDKVMNLDRFDLD; encoded by the coding sequence ATGAACGAGGAAAGGCGCTCGGGTGGATGTCCCGTTGCGCACGGCGTCACGGACCACGGCAGCGAGAGCGAGAACCCGGCGATCGATGCGCCAACTCCCGTAACTGACCGTCCCCGGACGAACAAGGACTGGTGGCCGAATATGCTGGACCTCTCGGTCCTGCGCCACAACTCCCCCAAGTCCGATCCCATGGGCGGCGGCTTCGATTACACCGAGGAGTTCAAGAAGGTCGACGTCGAGGCCCTTAAGCGCGATGTCGCGGAGGTTCTCACGGACTCTCAGGACTGGTGGCCTGCGGATTTCGGTCACTACGGCGGTCTCATGATCCGGATGAGCTGGCACCAGGCCGGCACCTACCGCATCTTCGACGGCCGCGGTGGTGGCGGCGACGGCAACCAGCGCTTCGCACCGCTGAACAGCTGGCCCGACAACGCGAACCTCGACAAGGCGCGGCGCCTGCTCTGGCCTGTGAAGAAGAAGTACGGCAAGTCCGTCTCCTGGGCTGACCTCCTCGTCTTCGCGGGGAACGTCGCCCTGGAGTCGATGGGCTTCAAGACATTCGGCTTCGGTTTCGGACGCGAGGATGTCTGGGAGCCAGAGGAAATCTTCTGGGGCCCCGAAGAGACGTGGCTCGGCGACGAGCGCTACAGCGGTGAGCGGGAGCTCGCGAACCCGCTGGGCGCAGTACAGATGGGCCTCATCTACGTGAACCCAGAGGGCCCCAACGGTAATCCCGACCCGCTCGCAGCGGCACGGGATATCCGTGACACCTTCGCCCGCATGGCGATGAACGACGAGGAAACAGTCGCGCTCATCGCTGGGGGCCACACGTTCGGGAAGACCCACGGCGCCGGGGATGCTGACGAACATGTCGGCCCTGAGCCTGAAGGCGCGCCCCTCGAGGAGCAGGGCCTGGGCTGGAAGAGCACCTACGGCACTGGCAAGGGCGCCGACTCCATCACGAGCGGACTCGAAGTAACCTGGACCGACAAGCCCACCCAGTGGAGCAATCGGTTCTTCGAGATCCTCTTCGGTTTTGAGTGGGAACTGTCGAAGAGCCCGGCCGGCGCGAACCAGTGGGTTGCCAAGGACGCTGAGCCGATCATTCCCGATGCGCAGGATTCGTCGAAGAAGCACCTTCCGACGATGCTGACCACTGACCTTTCACTTCGTTTCGACCCGACTTACGAGAAGATCTCGCGGCGCTTCCTGGAGAACCCTGACGAGTTTGCGCTCGCGTTCGCGAAGGCGTGGTACAAGTTGCTCCACCGCGACATGGGCCCGGTGACCCGCTACCTCGGCCCCTGGGTGGCAGAGCCGCAACTGTGGCAAGATCCCGTTCCCGCTGCTGACCACGACCTCATCGACGAACAGGACATCGCGTCGCTCAAGGGCAAGCTCCTTGACTCTGGTCTGTCGATCTCCCAACTTGCCTCGACAGCATGGGCTTCAGCGGCGAGCTTCCGCGGCACCGACAAGCGCGGTGGCGCCAATGGTGCCCGGATCCGCCTGGCCCCGCAGAAGGACTGGGAGGTGAACGAGCCGGCTGAACTCGCTTCGGTATTGCAGACCCTCGAAGGCATCCAGCAGGAGTTCAACTCGGCGCAAACCGGTGGTAAGAGGGTGTCGCTCGCTGACCTGATCGTGCTCGGTGGCTGCGCCGCCGTGGAGCAGGCCGCGAAGAATGCGGGCGTTGAAGTCACCGTCCCATTCGCACCTGGCCGCACGGACGCGTCGCAGGAGCAGACCGACACCGACTCATTCGCCGTTCTCGAACCGCGCGCTGATGGTTTCCGCAACTACCTCCGTCAGGGCGAGAAGCTGCAGCCGGAGAAGCTGCTGGTTGACCGCGCGTACTTCCTGAACCTGACCCCGCCGGAGATGACCGCACTAGTCGGCGGAATGCGCTCTCTGGGAGCGAACTTCGGTAAGACGAAGCACGGTGTCTTCACGGACCAGACCGACTCGCTGAACAACGACTTCTTCGTCAACCTGCTCGACATGGGGACCACGTGGAAGGCATCCGAGTCGACAGAGAATGTGTACGAAGGACGCGACCGCGCGACTGGTGAGGTCAAGTGGACGGCCACCGCGGTCGACCTCGTCTTCGGCTCGAACTCCGAACTGCGCGCCCTCGCAGAGGTTTACGCGTGCGACGATGCTAAGGAGAAGTTCGTCAACGACTTCGTCAACGCATGGGACAAGGTGATGAACCTCGATCGGTTCGACCTGGACTGA
- a CDS encoding DUF429 domain-containing protein: MTRVRGIDGYARGWIGVELDDGALVRVESAPTLAALCDPGCAVIGVDIPLGFPEKGWRAADFAARRRLGVRRNSIFLAPPASVWEEDEWVAANKLTRQLTGQGLTKQAYALRTKVLEANALSGMTEQPLREVHPELSFAAMNGSPLPYTKKTWNGVMARRALLAACGIAVPDDLGDAGTVPVDDVLDAAAAAWSAHRIAVGAATALPEQPELSSDGRPMAIWY, encoded by the coding sequence GTGACGAGGGTCCGGGGTATCGACGGGTATGCGAGAGGCTGGATTGGCGTTGAACTGGATGACGGCGCGCTAGTCCGCGTGGAATCAGCGCCGACACTCGCCGCGCTGTGTGACCCGGGGTGTGCCGTTATCGGCGTTGACATTCCGCTGGGTTTTCCTGAGAAGGGCTGGCGTGCTGCCGATTTCGCTGCACGTCGGCGCCTAGGTGTGCGCCGCAACAGTATCTTCCTAGCACCGCCCGCCTCCGTCTGGGAGGAGGACGAGTGGGTGGCCGCGAACAAGCTGACGCGGCAACTCACCGGTCAGGGACTCACCAAACAGGCTTACGCGCTGCGCACTAAAGTGCTCGAGGCAAATGCTCTCTCCGGCATGACAGAACAGCCGTTGCGCGAGGTCCATCCCGAGCTGAGCTTCGCAGCGATGAACGGTTCACCACTGCCCTACACCAAGAAGACGTGGAACGGCGTCATGGCGCGGCGGGCACTCCTCGCGGCCTGTGGAATCGCCGTACCTGATGATCTAGGTGACGCTGGCACTGTTCCCGTCGACGACGTGCTGGACGCTGCGGCCGCCGCATGGTCAGCTCATCGGATCGCCGTGGGAGCAGCCACGGCGTTGCCTGAGCAACCGGAATTGAGCAGCGACGGACGGCCGATGGCGATCTGGTACTGA
- a CDS encoding MliC family protein, translating to MKRLIVLMVGLLATGCATTPPDSDPNDTAPTSPPAAAETTVAAAPTFDCSAPSSEIESLVCTDTDMADLDSRLNSEYQQVLNTPGADKDALEASQIDWQSQREECTQEADPKVCVQQAYLTRLVELHIADPTTAAPTEARYNCPDGEELTARYYNDGDPQAGVFTWEGNEVILFIEMSGSGARYGRDGVSFWEHQGEATFDYYGDSVVCEVA from the coding sequence ATGAAGCGCCTCATAGTCCTCATGGTCGGCCTGTTAGCTACTGGATGTGCAACAACACCGCCGGATTCTGATCCCAATGACACTGCTCCCACGTCCCCTCCCGCCGCGGCGGAAACTACCGTGGCGGCAGCACCCACGTTCGACTGCTCTGCCCCGAGTTCGGAAATCGAGTCGCTCGTGTGCACTGACACGGACATGGCAGATCTCGATTCACGCCTCAACTCGGAGTATCAGCAGGTGCTCAACACTCCCGGAGCGGACAAGGACGCCCTCGAAGCCTCGCAAATCGATTGGCAGAGTCAGCGCGAGGAGTGCACGCAGGAAGCGGACCCCAAGGTATGCGTGCAGCAGGCTTACTTGACCAGACTGGTCGAACTGCATATCGCTGATCCGACGACGGCAGCCCCTACGGAGGCCCGATACAACTGCCCGGACGGCGAGGAACTCACTGCCCGGTATTACAACGACGGTGACCCTCAAGCTGGCGTCTTCACGTGGGAGGGCAATGAGGTGATCTTATTTATCGAGATGTCCGGCAGTGGCGCCCGGTACGGCAGGGACGGTGTCTCGTTCTGGGAGCACCAAGGCGAGGCGACTTTCGACTACTACGGGGACAGTGTGGTGTGCGAAGTAGCGTAG